CGAAGGCCCGCGGCACCTGGATCCACCCGCTTGGCACAGCCTTTGCATCGAGAAAGGGCCATGCCGGCTGGCACGGCTGGCCCCACCGACAAGAAGGAGGCAAGGCGAATGATCAAGGCCGCTCTCGAAATGCGTGCGAAGCAGCATCTCGCGCTGACGCCCCGATTGCAGCAGTCCGTGAAACTGCTGCAGTTGTCCGCGACCGAATTTGCACAGGAAATGCAGGAAGCGCTCGCCAGCAACCCATTCCTGGAAGAAGTCGATGACAGCACGGGCACGCCGCCGGAAGCGGCCCGTGCCGGCGACGCCATGCCGGGCATCGACGCCGATGGCACCACCGCCGATCGCACCCCTCCGGAGGATGCGCCGCTCGAGACCACCACCAGCGCCATCGAAACCGACCCCGCCATCGCCGCATCCGAGGAATTCCCCACCGATTTCGGCAGCTACACCAGCTACGGTCCGGCCCACCACGGCGATGGCGAGGACAGCGACCTCGGCGAATGGGTCCATGCCACGCCGACCCTGCGCGAACACCTGCACCAGGAGCTGGGCAGCTACCGCCTGTCCGAACGCGACAGCCTGCTCGCCCAGACAGTGATCGAAGCGCTGGACGACGACGGCTACCTGCGCCAGATGCTGCCCGAGCTGATGCCGCTGGCACCGGTCGAGCCCGCGCCCACCGAGAAGGAAATGCAGATCGCGCTGGCGCTGGTGCAGAGCCTCGACCCGCCGGGCGTGGCCGCGCGCGACCTGGCCGAATGCCTGCGCCTGCAGATCGAGGCGCGTCCGGCCGATACGGAGACCGAGGAGCGTGTGCAGGAGATCGCGCTGGACATCGTGCGCAACCATCTGCAGCGGCTGGCCAAGCGCGACCTCACTTACATCCGCCGCGCGGTCGGCTGCGACGAGGACGGGCTGCGCGAAGCCTGTGCGCTGATCCGCACGCTGGACCCGCGCCCGGGGCTGCGCTTCTCGCAGGCGCACGCGGGCTATATCGTGCCCGACGTAATCGTCGCCAAGATCAAGGGCAAGTGGGTGGCCGTGACCAACCCGTCGGTGGCGCCGTGCGCGCGCATCAACAAGATCTACGCGGAACTCTTCGCGCAGACGCGCGGCCATCACCGCACACCGCTGGCGCACCAGTTGCAGGAAGCGCGCTGGCTGATCCGCAACGCGCAGCAGCGCTTCGCCACCATCCAGCGCGTGGCCGAGGCCATCGTCGCGCACCAGAAGCATTTCCTCGAATACGGTGAGGTCGCGATGCGGCCGCTGGTGCTGCGCGACGTGGCCGAAGAGCTCGGCCTGCACGAATCGACCATCTCGCGCGCCACCGGCAACAAGTTCATGGCAACGCCGCGCGGCATCTTCGAGTTCAAGTATTTCTTCTCGCGCCAGCTCGCCACCGACACGGGCGGCGCCTGCTCGGCGGCCTCCGTGCGGGCCCTGCTCAAGGAGATGATCGAAGCCGAAGACGCGCAGGCGCCGCTGTCCGACGTGTCGCTGGCCAACATGCTGGCCGAGCAGGGCGTGATCGTCGCGCGCCGCACGGTGGCCAAGTATCGCGGCCTGATGCGCATCGCACCCGCCGAACTCAGGCGGCAGGTCTGAGCCGGCCCATCGCCGGACACGCCGTGCGCCGCCAGCCGACCGATCGCGCATCCGCCACGCCGGTCCGTCTGGCGGATACGGTGGACATCACGCCGTTGCGCCCCCGCCCGCGCGCCGCCCGTGGACGGTGACGGACATGCCGCGCTATCTGGTGATCGCCATGCACGATGTCACGCCCGCCAACTGGCCTGCGTGCAGCGTGCTGCTGTCGGCGCTGGACGAGGTGTGTCCGGTGCCGAAATCGCTGCTGGTTATTCCGAACTTCCACCGCGGCCCGACCGCGCGCAGCAGCGAGCGGTTCTGCCACGTCATGACCGAGCGCCTGGAACAGGGCGATGAGCTGATCCTGCATGGCTACGCCCACCTGGACGAGCAACCGCCCGGCGGCTTCGTCGATCAGTCGATCCGGACCCACTACACCGCCGGCGAAGGCGAATTCTCGGTGATGCCATTGGATGCCGCGGCCGACGGCTGGAAGCAGGCGTGGCCTGGTTCGCGGCCAACGGCTGGCCGCTGCACGGCTTCGTCGCCCCGGCCTGGCTGATGAGCGAGGCCACTTGGCAGGCGCTCGATACGCTGCCGCTGCGCTACACCACCACGCTGCGGCACTTCTACCTGCTGCATCCCAGCCGGTCGATACTCGCGCCCTGCCTGACCTACAGCGAGCAGACCGGGCCGCGCCGCCTGGCGTCGCGCTATTACGTGCACTGGCTGGCCCACCACCACGCGCATGCACCGCTGCTGCGGCTCGGCCTGCATCCGGCCGATGCCGCCTACCCGGACGTCGTCCGCCATTGGCAAGACCTGCTGGCCGCCTGCCTGGAAACGCGCGTGCCCGTCACCAAGAACGGGTTCGCACAAGTCGCTGATGGGCAAGCCGGACGCGCCCCTGACGCAGTGGCCGCAGGCCCCGTACTGAGGGCGCCGCGGCCGGGTGCTGTCGGCCGTCAGTTCGCGGCCGGGACGATGGCGGCATCCAGGCCGTCCATCGAGACCTTGACCAGCCCCACGTTCGGCGCGAACCACAGCGTTGCCTTCCTGAGCGCTTCGATCGAGAACGGCAGCGCATTGAAGTTCGTGCGCCGGACCGACAGGTTCATCCGGCAAGCCTGCCCGTAGGTCGTGCTGCCCGCCGTGACGCTTTCGCGGCCGGCGTAGGTCAGCGTCAGCTCCTTGATGTAGCGGGAGTTGAAGGACGAACCCATGGGGTCGGTGCCGCCCGCGCGCTTCTCGAACATCGTCAGCGTGACAGGCGTATTGAGCTTAAAGTCCGCCACGGTCGGCACCACCGGCTGCAGTGCCGGCACCACCAGCGGGGAGAACGTCGCCTTGCCGCTCAGGATCGCCGAGCGCAGTTGCTCCAGCGTCATCGCCGCGTAAGTGTAGGCGTAGCGCTGCTGCGGATCGGCATCGCCCGCCGACGGGAACGTGATGGCGCCGGCCGGCAGGTAGGGCGCGTTCGGCAGCATGTAGAGCGTGTGATGCTGGTCGCTGTTCAGCACCTGATCGATGCGGTTGCGGACATCCAGCGCCGTGTAGGACTGGCCCTCGAAGGTCTGGGCGCCCAGGCCCGTCACGGTGGCAATATCGGCTTCGATGGGCGCCGCGAACGACGCCGTCGCGGTGGCCGTCTTGCCCGTGCCCGGCACGACGAAACAGTCCGAGCCCAACGATGCGTTGTCAGCCGGAGAGGCCACCCCGCCGGCACTGGCGGAAACCGAACTCGAACCCGAATCGCCGCCGCCGCCGCAGGCCGCCAGCAGGCCGACCGCCACACACCCCAACGCAACCGCGCGCAACTTGTTCCGCATACTTCCCCCTAAAAAGCGTTTTTATGATTGAGAAAAACGCGGGAGGATACGGGGTGAGCCACACAATTTGCACACAATTTCGTTTTGATTTTTTATAAGCTCAGATATAAGAACATCTAATTTCTCGCGTGCCGAGTAGCCGGACCGACAGGCCCCCGACCGCCGATCCCCAGCCCGACTCCTGCCGATACATCGCCAGCGTCATGCAGGTGCGAACGCCGCGCGCGAGAACGCCACTGCCGCCGTGAACGGCATCCGGGCCAGCGCCTCGACGATCGTGAATGGTGAAGGACACCGCGTGCAGCGGATGCCCGGAAGGAAAGCTGAACGGGTCAAGCCCACGTCCGCACCGCCGCGCACGACAGGTACGGACGCGGCCGGCCCACGCCGCGCTTGGGTGCGATCCGCATGGTGCGCGGCTTCAGCGCTTGCGCTCGCCGGCTGGGCTCGATGGGGCACCCGGCATCCGCCGGTTGCGCTCGTTCGCGTCGGCGGTGCGGTTGGCGAGATCGCGATCAGGATCGCTGTTGCCGGCGGCGTGGCGCTCGCGCACCACGCACTCCAGCCCCTGCGTGTCATGCAGGTCGGTGTCGAGCAAGCCGCGTTCGATATCGCGCGCGGCCTGCTCGATGTTGTCGCGCGGACCGGACCCCTGTTCGGCGACGTACTGATCGCGCTCGTGCGGCAGGCATGCGCCATGGACGAAGGATTCGACCTCGTGTTCGGGCTCGCCGAGCGCCGTCTCCACGCGTTCGCGCGCAGTGGAAGCGGTAGCGGATTCCGCAGGCACAGAGCCCTGTGTGTGAACGCCATCGGGCGTGACCGGACCGTGGACCACGCTATGTACAGGCTGGTTCATACGCCCCTCCTGCTGGCGGACTGGTGACGCTGTCCTCACTGCAACCGCCGTGCCATGGCGATGCGCCGCGCATGCCGTCGAGGCCGCCCTCGCAAGCGGCTTGCCCTGCCATCGCCTTCACCCGCCCGCGCAAAAAACGCGCCAAGGCAGTTGCCGCGCGCCATCACGCCGTCACGTAAGGGTTACATGGCCCATGTAACGCTTGCCGGACCACATGCCATGCACCGCGTGCGCATGTGCGCGGCCAAAGATGTGCGGCGCTAGTGACGCGCCAGGGTCCGCAACGCGCGCACCAGGTCGCGCGGCGACACCGGTTTCGGGAGATGCGCCTGGAACCCGTTCGCCAGGGCGCGGGCGCGATCATGAGGCTGGGCAAAGGCGGTCAGCGCAATGGCGGGCACCTGCGCCACGCCGGCCGGCAGATGCCGGCGCTCCCATCCGCGGATCCGCTGCAGGATCGCGTAGCCATCCTCATCCGGCAGCGCGATGTCGCAAACCACCGCATGCGGCCGGCGCGAGCCGCCCCAGGTCTCCAGCAAGGCAATCGCCTCGTCGCCCGACCCCGCGCTGCCGACCTCGGCGTGGACCTGCCCCAGCAGCGTCGCCAGCGCCTCGCGCGCGTCCTGCTGGTCATCGATCAGCAGCACACGCAGGCCGCCCAGCGATGGCAGGGGCGCCGGCCGCACGACATCCTCGGCGAGCGCTGCGGTCAGTTCGGCTCCTTCATGCAGCGGCAGGTACACAGTGAACGTCGCGCCGCGCAGCTCGCCGTCGCTGTGCGCGTGGACCAGTCCGCCATGCAGCTCGGTCAGGCGCTTGACCAGGGCCAGCCCGAGCCCAAGGCCGCCGGTGCGCCGCGTGTACGAGCCGTCAGCCTGCCGGAACGGATCGAACAGGTGCGGCACAAACGCCGGCGCGATGCCGCGCCCGTTGTCCCGCACGACGATGCGCGCCACTTCGCCGGACATGTCCGCGGCCAGCCAGACATCGCCGCCTTCCTGCGTGAACTTGATAGCGTTGGACAGCAGGTTCCACACGATCTGCTGGATGCGGTCGGCGTCGCCGTCGATCTCCTGCGCGTCGAGCAACCACGCCTCGTGCAGCGCGATGCGCCGCTCGGCCGCCTGCGCTCGGACGCTGTCGAGCGCGCGCTCCAGCGCGGTGCGCAACGGAAACGGCTGGCGCGTGAGCCGCAGCTTGCCGCTCATCACGCGGGTGGCATCGAGCAGGTCCTCGATCAACCGCACCTGCTGCGCCACCCCGGTGCGGATGCCCGCCAACGCGCGCTGGACCAGTTCCGGCCCATCGGCCAACTGGTTCTCCAACACATACGCCCAGCTCTGGATGCCGTTCAGCGGCGAGCGCAGCTCGTGCGACACCACCGCAAGGAACTGGTCGCGCGCGTGCGCCGCGGCCTCGGCCTGCGCGCGGGCGGCCTGCTCGCGCAGCAGCAGCGCATCGCGCTCGCGCTCGGCCTCGGTGCGCTCGGTCACGTCGTAGATGATCAGCAACGCCGACTCCATCTCGCCACGGTGATCGGCTTCGGGAATCACGCGCGCGTTGTAGTGCGCGACATGCGGCGGCCGCGTTGCATCGGCCTCCAGGTGCAGTGTCAGCGCCTGTTCGCTGCCCGTGTCGAATGCGCACCGGGCCGCCGCCTCCAGCGGCTGCGCGACGCGCGCCGGCAAACCCGACTCCGGCAGCGTCCGCCCGATCAGCTCGCCCGACGGCACGCCGAACGCCTCCGTCACCGCGCGATTGATGTACACGCAGCGCAGCGCGGGGTCGAGCCGCGCAATGATGTCCGGTGCGTTCTCCATCAGCGTGATGAACTCCCGCTGGTGCCGGAAGCGCTCACGTTCGGCCTCCTTGCGCTCGGTGATGTCCTCGATGATGCAGACCAGGGCGACCACCTTGCCGTCCGACCCGCGCTGCGGCGTATAGGCGGCGTGGATGAACCGACGTCCCTGTCCCGTATGCGGGTACTCGAGCTCCATCTCGAAATCGACGCGCTGGCCGGCGAAGCCTTTCATCAGATGCGCCAGCACGCGCTGGTAGGCGTCGTGCCCCATCAGGTCGCGCACGTGCCGGCCCAGCAGGTCGACCGCCGGCAGGCCGAACCGCTGCGCGTAGGCATGGTTGGCGAAACGGATGCGATGATCGGGGCCCAGTTGCACGATCGGAAACGGAATGCTCTCCGCCAGCCACTGCAACTGGAACTCGGATTCGGTCAGCTCGGCCAGTGTCCGCAGACGCTGCGTCATGTCCTCGACCACACCCACGGCGTGGGTCGCGGCGCCATCCTGCGCCGGTAGGCGGTAACCGCATTCGCGTACGCGATGCTCGGTGCCGTCGATGCCGATCCAGCGGTACTCCAGCGCAAAATCGCGGCCCTGCGCGAGGCCCTGCCATGCCGCGCGCAACGCGGCATGATCGCCGGGATGCACGTGGGCAAGCCAACGCTCGCGCGAACCGCACAGGGTATCGGGAGCCACGCCCCACGCCTGCCGGGCAGCCGCGCTCACGTGCAGGCGTGTTCCGTCCAGCAGATCGTCGACCCAGAACACGTCGAACGGCTCGCTGCCGGACGATCGGCGGGGCGCACGCGTGGCGCCACGCTCCGGCGCGGTCTGGCTGACAACAGGTTCCCTCATTGCGCCCCCAGAGTGATCGGACGGGTCACACCCGAACCCGCGATGTTCGCACAGCCGGCATGGCCTCCGGTCCGGCCGCCTCCATGCAAGGCCAGACAACCCAATGTCGTTCAGCACGTTTCATACCCGCACCCGCCGCGGGATGCCCCCGACCCGACGCGCGCGGCCATCGGCCTGTGCGATCAGCCCGTGGAGCGCTCAATGCGTAGTGACGAGCAGTCAGCGCAGCCGCGATGCGCCCGATGCAGGCACGCGATCTTCAACCACCGTTTCTGCGGCGCCCTGAAACCCAAGCATTCGCGCATCGCCGGGCAACGACACACTGTGCCTGGCGATACGACAATCGATCGCGCAATGCCCATCAAGCGGCCCCCGAGTATCTCGCTCCGGACACTCCGACACCCGGCCACGCCAGTGCATCGAGCAGATCGCGTGCCCGACCGGCGGGTTGTGGCGCCATGCGTTCCGGCGCGGGCCCCATGCATGGCATCGCTATACTTGCGCGATGTCATCCCCCCCCACCACCACCGACACGAGCGCACCAGGCCCGCAACCTGCCGCGGACGCGACGTCGGCCGTCCAGACCGCCACCGAGGCCGATCTGCAAGCACACGCCCGGGATCGCGAACGCGTACAGGCATGGCTGGAGGCGCGTGCGCACGGCGCGCGCGCGGTGGGGCCGTCCACGCTATCGCAATACCGGGTGGAGGCCGAGCGCGTGTGCTGGTACACGCGCGCAATCGGCAAACCGATCGCCCGTTGGCAGCGCGAAGACGCCCACGCCTACCTGCGCTTCCTGCAGGATCCGCCCGCATGGGCGATCAGCACCCGCGGGTTCGCGCGCGACGAAGCCCGGTGGACACCGCTGCGTGGCCCGCTGTCCGCGCGCTCGCTCCGGCAGTGCAGCGTGATCGCCGCCAACCTCTGCGGCTGGCTGCAGCGCAATGGCCATCTGCGCACGAATCCGTTCCTGGATGACGATGGCATTGTCATCGTGTTCCCCGAGGCCGCCCCGGCCGCGCTGCCGCCCGCGCCACCGCCGGCTGATCCCGCCACCGCGCTGTGCGCCCACGACATGGCGCTACTGGTCGATGCCGTGCGCACGCGCGTCGCACTGGGACGCGAAGCCCGGCTGCGGCAGGCGCGCGACAGCTTCCTCGCCGAACTGCTCGCGTATGCCGGCCTGCGCGTAGCCGAGCTGGTCGGCGCGCGCATGAGCGACGTGGCCTTGCACGCCGTCCCCGAGGCCCGATGCGCGGCGGACCCGGCGTTGCCGCCATCGGTCTGGCTGCTCGGCGTCGGTGCCGGGCGCACCCAGCGCTGGCTGCCATGCGATGAGCTGATGACAGCATTGCGTGCCTACCGCACAGCGTTCGGCCTGTCGCCGCTCCCCCTGCCGGGCGAAACCACGCCGCTGTTGCTGTCGGTGCGCAAGCGCTCGCCGCGACGCGCCGACGGCACCATCATCGACTCCCCCGCCCTGCGCCGCGACTTCGGCGAGCGCCGGGGCATCGGTTCGCGCTCCCAACTGCTGCAGATCATCAAGGCCATGCTGACCGAGGCCGCCGAACACGCCCGCGCGCTCGATCACGCGGACGCAGCCGAACGCCTCGCCCATGCCTCCCTGCGCGGACTGCGCGGCGCCCACCTGCGCGAACGCCTGGCCTCCGGCGAGGCAGCGGGCGACATCGCCCATGCACTCGGCCTGGCCGCCCTGCCCAATGTCGCGACCCGTGCCAGGGAGGCCGATCTGGCCTCCAGCATCCTCGAAGCCGCCCGCAGGCTCGCCACCCCGCTCACCTGAATCGTTGCGCGCGTCGCGCGCGGAGCACGCAGAAACGGGTACGCTCCGTCATCCGGCTCACCATGGACTCACCGTGGTCGGGCAGAGCGCCGCGCTCGCCGGTGCTGCAGAACACCCTTTGAGCCCCCCCAAAAACCACGCAGAAATGGGTACGCTTCGATTTTCGGGCTGCCCATATTCATACGCAGAAACGGGTACGCTTTGCGTCTGCGATCCCGCAGAAATGGGTACGCCCGCATTAAATGCGCAAACAAAAACGCGGACCCGAAGGCCCGCGCTCCATTCAGCCGAGACAGATTCAATGTCCGGCTTGCAGATAAAAGAAGCGGAACAGGAAGATCAGCGAGATGATCCAGACGATCACCGGCACCTCGCGCCAGCGGCCGCCGAACAGCTTGAGGCCCGAATAGGTGATGAAACCGAACGCCACGCCGTTGGCGATGGAATAGGTGAACGGCATCATCAGCGCGGTCAGCACAGCCGGGACCGATTCGGTCGTATCGGCCCAATCCAGGTCAACCAGCTCACGCAGCATCAGGCAGGAGACATACAGCAAGGCCGGCGCCGTCGCATAGGCCGGCACCACTCCCGCCAGCGGCGCAATGAACAGGCAGGCCAGGAACAGCACCGCCACCGTCATTGCGGTCAGCCCCGTGCGGCCGCCGGCCTGCACACCCGCGGCGCTCTCGATATACGCCGTGGTCGACGACGTGCCCAGCATCGAACCCGCGACGATGGCGGTGCTGTCGGCCAGCAGCGCTTTGTTCAGGCGGTCCATCTTGCCGGCCTTGAGCAGGCCCGCGCGGTTGGCCACGCTCATCAGCGTCCCCGTCGCGTCGAACAACTCCACCAGGAAAAACACCAGTACCACGTTCAGGATGCCGACCGACAACGCCCCCTGGATATCGAACTGCAGAAGGGTCGGCGCGATCGACGGCGGCATCGACACGACGCCATGGAACGTATTGCCGGCAAAGAAAAAGCTCGCCGCCGTCACCGCCAGGATGCCGATCAGGATTGCGCCCTTCACACGCAGGTGGTCCAGCGTGACGATCACGAAAAAGCCGAGCACCGCCAGGATCACCGACGGCTGATGCACGTCACCCAACGCCACCAGCGTCGCCGGGCTGCCGACGACCAACCCCGCGCCCCGCAGCGACACGATGCCGAGAAACAATCCGATCCCCGCCGTGATCGCAATGCGAATCGAATGCGGAATCCCGTTGACGATCATCTCGCGGATGCGGAACAGGCTCACCAGCATGAACAGGCAACCCGAAATGAACACCGCCCCCAGCGCAGCCTGCCAGGTGAACCCCATGCCCTTGACGACCGAATACGCAAAATACGCATTCAACCCCATGCCCGGCGCCATCGCGATCGGATAGTTGGCATACAGCCCCATGATGGCCGTGCCGATCGCCGCCGCGATGCAAGTGGCGACGAACACGGCATCGTGCGGTACCCCGGCTTCGGCCAAGATGTTCGGATTGACGAACACGATGTACGCCATGGTGAGGAACGTCGTCAGTCCGGCCACCACCTCGGTGCGGACGTCGGTCTGGTGTTCCTCAAGCTTGAAGAAGCGGGCAAGCCAGTTCATGCGGGTTGTCTCCTCTGGTGACGGAACGGCATCGGCCCCGGATCGGCGCCCGGGGTTGCCCTCGCCGATACCCCCGGTTCACCGCAGCACCAGCCACAGTCGGAGTGATCGCCATCCCGGCCATGACGCGGTTTATGCCATGACGCATCATGGAAAACGCAGTGCCCGGCAGCAGGCTCGGCCCGTGCCAGGGCTGCGCATCATGCCCGAAACCCGTGGCCCATGCACGCCCGGCAGCGCGCGTCCATCGGGCCGATCAATCCGGCGGCACGCCGCGAAAAACGTACCCGTTTCTGCGAACACTGATGGTGATGGGCGTTTGCAACCCATTTGCGTACCCGTTTCTGCGGCCACGCCCGCAGAAACGGGTACGGATGTATACAAACGGCCGCTGTTGTATGGCAAGCACACCTCCCTTTTTGAGACCACGATGCCCGTGGCGTACCCATTTCTGCGGACCACATATGGCAGCAAGCGACGATGCGTACCCATTTCTGCGTGTTGCGACGCAGAAATGGGTACGCCCGCCCGTGAAACCGGTCCGCAGAAACAGGTACGGTTTCCGCTCACACCGATGCGCCACCTCGCAGAAACGGGTACGCCCTCCATAGGTGACCGTCTTCCAAGCCCTTGGGTAATAAGCCTTTTTGCCCGCAGAAACAGGTACGGCACGTGACACCGGACATCTCCGGCACAACGTCCTGGCGGCGTTGCCGGGGGCTTTCAGCGATGAAAGCTGCCAGGCACGCAAGGTCCATCGCAATTCCCGTGTGGCAGTCGTCCTTGGTAGGCTCGCAGAATCAGGTACGCTCGAAATTTCCCCCAGTGCAATTGAAGCGTGTGCTTGCTTTCAGCCAATTCCCATGTTCGTAAGGACCCCATTCGAGGATTCCCTCAACGTGGCGCAGATTTGGGTACGCTTCGCGCACAAAATCATTGGACCGGTTCCGCAGAAACGGGTACGGTTGGCACGATCTCGGGGGCGTGAACGGCTCCGATTACGCGAACGCCCGCAGAAACGGGTACGCCAATGGGCGAAAAATGCGGCCGAGTCGGCGTTGCGACGGCCAAACTGTGGATAACTCTGTGGACAACCCAATGTTGTCCCCGCAGATTCCGGTACGGGAGCTGCGCAGAAGCGGGTACGGTTTCGCGCAGAATCGAGTACGGAGCCGCGCAGAATCTGGTTCGGGAGGCCGCAGAATCTGGTTCGGTTTGGGACCTCAAACCCAGTGCTGACAATGCTTTGCGGGAGTTGTATACGGTTTACCTGTAGTAAACGTAAAGGTACGTATTACTTGTAGTGAGGAAAGCCTGTCCGTGGACAACCCTACAGGTTGCCCACCGCCCGGCTTCCCGCGACAACGAGCAAAAAAGAGCGCACGTACCCAATTCTGCGTGACAAGGCGAAGGCGTTTTAGTAAAAAGGCTCTGAACAATCGCTCACGCACCATGGTTACCAGACGACTTACTCCCAACGGGAAGCCGGACGACGACACACCCGGCCGCATCATTGTTCCCTCGGGGGGCCAGGTCATTGCTGCACCGGAGAAATTCCAACGCCTGTTCGACGAAGCGCAGGCTATGGAACGCGAAGATGCCTGGCAGAGTGGCGAGGTTGGCTTTCTCAGTCGCGCCAGTGTGCAAGTCACCCTGCCCTATCGAGCGCCGAAAGGGTCGCCACCCGTGTGGACGCGCTCGAGCGGCAACATCTCCTTGATGATCCAGCCGGGTTACTTCACCCAGCAGCGGTCAGAACGGGCGACCAATGGCCGACAGCGCATCGTGTCTGAGACCGTCTCCTTCGGCTATCCGTACGGCTCGTATCCTCGGCTGATGCTCGCCTGGATCGGCAAGGAGATCATGGCAAAGAAAAAGCGTGGCGAGTTTCAGGGCAGCGTCGAGGACCGTCGCATTTCGCTGGGGAACTCCCTGTCGGAATTCATGTACAACCTGGGCATTCCGATGGCGACCGGCGGCAAGCGCGGCACGATGACGCTCGTCCGCCAGCAAATGATCCGCCTGTTCTCAGCCACGATCGCGATCGTCCAGAACAAGTCCGCTCCCAACAACCAGAACCAAGAGCCGTTGTCGATCGATCGCATCGGCTATCTGCTCGCCGATCAGCTGTCGACCTGGTGGGATCCCATGCAGCCCGGCCAGGGGTCGATGTTCGAGAGCTTCGTGGTGTTATCCGAGCCCTTCTTCAACGAGCTGGTAAACCGACCCGTGCCCGTCGACATGCGTGCATTGAAAGCGCTTAAGCAGTCGCCGTTTGCGCTCGACGTGTATTCGTGGCTGACCTACCGCTTCTTTACGATCCAGAAGCGGACAGAGATCCCATGGGAAGCGCTGCAGATGCAGTTCGGTACCGAGACAGAAAGCGAGCGCAAATTCCGGGCGCTGTTCCGCAAAGCCCTCAAGGACGTGTTGGTGGTCTATCCGGACGCGAAAGTGGACGCTGACTCTTCGAAGGCGCTGATCCTGCAACCGTCTCGTACGAGCGTGCGGAAACTCGCCTGACGGTGGCGGGCAACGAAAGCGGCG
The nucleotide sequence above comes from Ralstonia solanacearum K60. Encoded proteins:
- a CDS encoding RNA polymerase factor sigma-54 — protein: MIKAALEMRAKQHLALTPRLQQSVKLLQLSATEFAQEMQEALASNPFLEEVDDSTGTPPEAARAGDAMPGIDADGTTADRTPPEDAPLETTTSAIETDPAIAASEEFPTDFGSYTSYGPAHHGDGEDSDLGEWVHATPTLREHLHQELGSYRLSERDSLLAQTVIEALDDDGYLRQMLPELMPLAPVEPAPTEKEMQIALALVQSLDPPGVAARDLAECLRLQIEARPADTETEERVQEIALDIVRNHLQRLAKRDLTYIRRAVGCDEDGLREACALIRTLDPRPGLRFSQAHAGYIVPDVIVAKIKGKWVAVTNPSVAPCARINKIYAELFAQTRGHHRTPLAHQLQEARWLIRNAQQRFATIQRVAEAIVAHQKHFLEYGEVAMRPLVLRDVAEELGLHESTISRATGNKFMATPRGIFEFKYFFSRQLATDTGGACSAASVRALLKEMIEAEDAQAPLSDVSLANMLAEQGVIVARRTVAKYRGLMRIAPAELRRQV
- a CDS encoding DUF2334 domain-containing protein; this translates as MPRYLVIAMHDVTPANWPACSVLLSALDEVCPVPKSLLVIPNFHRGPTARSSERFCHVMTERLEQGDELILHGYAHLDEQPPGGFVDQSIRTHYTAGEGEFSVMPLDAAADGWKQAWPGSRPTAGRCTASSPRPG
- a CDS encoding hybrid sensor histidine kinase/response regulator, with protein sequence MREPVVSQTAPERGATRAPRRSSGSEPFDVFWVDDLLDGTRLHVSAAARQAWGVAPDTLCGSRERWLAHVHPGDHAALRAAWQGLAQGRDFALEYRWIGIDGTEHRVRECGYRLPAQDGAATHAVGVVEDMTQRLRTLAELTESEFQLQWLAESIPFPIVQLGPDHRIRFANHAYAQRFGLPAVDLLGRHVRDLMGHDAYQRVLAHLMKGFAGQRVDFEMELEYPHTGQGRRFIHAAYTPQRGSDGKVVALVCIIEDITERKEAERERFRHQREFITLMENAPDIIARLDPALRCVYINRAVTEAFGVPSGELIGRTLPESGLPARVAQPLEAAARCAFDTGSEQALTLHLEADATRPPHVAHYNARVIPEADHRGEMESALLIIYDVTERTEAERERDALLLREQAARAQAEAAAHARDQFLAVVSHELRSPLNGIQSWAYVLENQLADGPELVQRALAGIRTGVAQQVRLIEDLLDATRVMSGKLRLTRQPFPLRTALERALDSVRAQAAERRIALHEAWLLDAQEIDGDADRIQQIVWNLLSNAIKFTQEGGDVWLAADMSGEVARIVVRDNGRGIAPAFVPHLFDPFRQADGSYTRRTGGLGLGLALVKRLTELHGGLVHAHSDGELRGATFTVYLPLHEGAELTAALAEDVVRPAPLPSLGGLRVLLIDDQQDAREALATLLGQVHAEVGSAGSGDEAIALLETWGGSRRPHAVVCDIALPDEDGYAILQRIRGWERRHLPAGVAQVPAIALTAFAQPHDRARALANGFQAHLPKPVSPRDLVRALRTLARH
- a CDS encoding integrase, encoding MSSPPTTTDTSAPGPQPAADATSAVQTATEADLQAHARDRERVQAWLEARAHGARAVGPSTLSQYRVEAERVCWYTRAIGKPIARWQREDAHAYLRFLQDPPAWAISTRGFARDEARWTPLRGPLSARSLRQCSVIAANLCGWLQRNGHLRTNPFLDDDGIVIVFPEAAPAALPPAPPPADPATALCAHDMALLVDAVRTRVALGREARLRQARDSFLAELLAYAGLRVAELVGARMSDVALHAVPEARCAADPALPPSVWLLGVGAGRTQRWLPCDELMTALRAYRTAFGLSPLPLPGETTPLLLSVRKRSPRRADGTIIDSPALRRDFGERRGIGSRSQLLQIIKAMLTEAAEHARALDHADAAERLAHASLRGLRGAHLRERLASGEAAGDIAHALGLAALPNVATRAREADLASSILEAARRLATPLT
- a CDS encoding NCS2 family permease — encoded protein: MNWLARFFKLEEHQTDVRTEVVAGLTTFLTMAYIVFVNPNILAEAGVPHDAVFVATCIAAAIGTAIMGLYANYPIAMAPGMGLNAYFAYSVVKGMGFTWQAALGAVFISGCLFMLVSLFRIREMIVNGIPHSIRIAITAGIGLFLGIVSLRGAGLVVGSPATLVALGDVHQPSVILAVLGFFVIVTLDHLRVKGAILIGILAVTAASFFFAGNTFHGVVSMPPSIAPTLLQFDIQGALSVGILNVVLVFFLVELFDATGTLMSVANRAGLLKAGKMDRLNKALLADSTAIVAGSMLGTSSTTAYIESAAGVQAGGRTGLTAMTVAVLFLACLFIAPLAGVVPAYATAPALLYVSCLMLRELVDLDWADTTESVPAVLTALMMPFTYSIANGVAFGFITYSGLKLFGGRWREVPVIVWIISLIFLFRFFYLQAGH
- a CDS encoding replication protein RepA, with the translated sequence MVTRRLTPNGKPDDDTPGRIIVPSGGQVIAAPEKFQRLFDEAQAMEREDAWQSGEVGFLSRASVQVTLPYRAPKGSPPVWTRSSGNISLMIQPGYFTQQRSERATNGRQRIVSETVSFGYPYGSYPRLMLAWIGKEIMAKKKRGEFQGSVEDRRISLGNSLSEFMYNLGIPMATGGKRGTMTLVRQQMIRLFSATIAIVQNKSAPNNQNQEPLSIDRIGYLLADQLSTWWDPMQPGQGSMFESFVVLSEPFFNELVNRPVPVDMRALKALKQSPFALDVYSWLTYRFFTIQKRTEIPWEALQMQFGTETESERKFRALFRKALKDVLVVYPDAKVDADSSKALILQPSRTSVRKLA